Below is a genomic region from Osmerus mordax isolate fOsmMor3 chromosome 22, fOsmMor3.pri, whole genome shotgun sequence.
CTTTGCTACTGTTTACAACGTAGACATTCAGCTCCTCAGAAATGTGCCTTTTGAAATTGTGGGGGTCGGTGCAGTCTAGACATCAAAGACGTCCAACAGTGTTTCCAGGTGATTATGGTCTGTGTAGGTAGGGTGCTAGACGGGGGGCAGATATGAAACATCCCAGGACTTAGCAACCATTCGATCAATCTTATACattcttgtttttgttgttgaggaGTTAAGTCACCATGGTGATAGCCGTTGGTGTCGACCCCAGGTTATTGTGACTTAGAGGCCACCGCTGGTGCAGTGTGCTGTGCGCTGCTTTCACTGTGCCCTTCTCTAACTCTTCGCAGCCACGTGGTTTAGTTGAACTTGCTAATAATGCTTTACATAACACGTTCTGTCATATTTCACCATCatccttttgttttttttcttcaaattcATAGACATAACATATGTTTAATACAtgttaaaaacatttttgtaGCGACCCACCTCAGAACACAAGCTCCCACAGCAGGAAGCTGTTATAACGTTCATCTTCAAGGGCTGATATCAGTAAATGGACAATAACAAGACTGAGAAAATAGCATGATGCCAACATGTCATTATCTGATCCCTGGGCGTAGCCACGGCTACAGAGAAGGTGTGCCGGAAGGAGGATGCCATCGCAGCACTGAACCTGAAGAAGACTGCAAAGACAAGCCAGACACACCAGACAACCACCAAGGTGAGTCTGTCAGTTAGAATCTAACCGCATTGGCATCCTTCAGATCAGTTTAGGGAATTATGGAGATAAACTGCAAATGATAAATACACAAAGCAGTTTGGAGCGAATAATAATCTGACTGTATGTTCTCAAGCAAGTACATGTCCATCTTAATTTATGTTTTCTCTGAAGTGATCTGGACGTCCATTCCTGAGTAAGCGTTAATGAATGTCCTGCAGCCAAACATGTGTTCATCTGCCCTGCCTGGAGGCCTGCAGATCTGGATCCTGGTGATGGTGACGTCTTTGACTCGAGGTGTGTTTCAGAAGAGTCATTTCCTTTGGATTAGCCTCTTTGTTTTCATCTAAAACAATACAGAGAATACCTCTACCTGATTGGTGAGATATCCTGTGAAGTCTCTTCTCACTGTTTGACATGTTTATCACGTATCAGGTGAGGTGATCGCCCCCTCCAATCTGAACGCCATCGCGGGTCTTCCCTTCTCACTGGGCTGTAACGTCACCATGGAAACTGGCCACACGGTGAAGCAGGTGCGCTGGCTGAACCAACACAAGCAGGTGCTCCTGGCGTACAAACCGGGGCAGCCTGTCACCATCTCATCCCAGCGCGACGATGTGACACTTACAGCCTCCCGCAACGACGTCAGCGTCATCACCATCAAGAGGGCGGGGCCTAAGGACGAGGGATGTTACCAGTGCATCTTTGATATTTACCCCAGTGGAGGTCAGGAGGGAAAGACCTGCCTTAACATCATTGGTGAGTTCCAGAACCCTCATACTTTGCAAGCCTGAAAGCATTCGAATCTTGGAGACTCAGGTCTTTTTCAGCTTCGCTTTCTCCTCAGATTTTGCAATGTTTACTAGAATGTGACCCCAACCCCACCACTTCAAGTCCACAGTGCATTAATGGTCTGAAAACAGGAAGTAGGCTGAGGTCAGTACTGGCCAAGGCAAAGAGTTCAGGCCGGCCCCCAAATAGACCTTTTCCTGTCTCTACTGAACCATCACAAGAGACCTGCTTTAAGTTAACCCTCGGTGGTCTAGAAGTCTTCCCCTTACCAGCCTTTTTCACATTCCTCTAAGCTGTTCACAGAGGATTAAACCTCTTTATCAATGTTAATGTCTGTTTCTCCCCAGGCGAAGTGGGCTCGGAAGGCAACAAGACAGCAGTGAGCGGCAAGCAGGCCACCCTGTCCTGCTGGTACGGCCTGCAGGAGAGGGTGCACCAGGTGCTGTGGAGGAAGACCGCGGAGCAGGGGGACACCACCAGCGTGGCCTCGTACGCCAAGCGAGGCCAACCCACCGTCGAGAGGCCCTTCCTGGGCCGCGTCAccctcagcccctccctggGGGATACCCAGCTGACCATCCGGCCGGTCAAGACCGAGGATGAGGGATGCTACAGCTGCGAGTTCCACACCTACCCAGAAGGCACCAGGAGGGCCACGGCTTGTCTCTCTGTATACGGTGGGTATGTGGACCGGCAGAGATCGTCCATGCCTCTGTAATTGAACCGAGACGATAACCTGCTTCAGACACCGTGACTTCAACCCAACTATAATTTGTCCTTGTTGGGAATCTGACATGTGATTGATTGGATGTGAGAATCCTCATGAAAGATAAGGAATTCTGTAGATGTAGTTGATGACCACAATGGCTTTGGTTCGAAAGAGCCGTGGGACCCAGATCCAGGCTGAGAGCTCATCTCTGGAGGCGGGAGATGAGGGAGTGTTGCCAGTCGTTCTGAGTGTTATCAGTCGTTCTCGACACATTCTGCAGGTCATTGGAAGGCCATGCCTAATCATGCATCATCATCTTAGAGATTCCGGAAGGTCATGTGAAGTTTAAGAATAAGAGGTATTGGTTGGAAGGAAAGAGGCACTTttatgttattgtgtgtgtgtgtgtgtgcgcgcttgttGTGTATTCATACAGGAAGATAGTACAGGAAGGGGAAGAGCTTTGAGTAAATAAACGATTGTACTTAGACAGTGGCAAGTGTGGTCCAGAAATGCTACTGTGCTGACTGTACACACTTCTTTTCAATGTCTTAGCCCTTGTTCCCCAGTCTCTCAGAAACCGAGTGTGATGCACTGTTCAGGTCATGTTGTACCCAAAAAGTTGAACATTCAGTGCATTTCCCATTCACATGTAGCTGTTTCTGAGTTTCGCGCTTTATGCTTTCAAATATCTGTGGGGCTGCTGTACAAGTGGTCATCGACTTTACTcctagtgtgtgggtgtttgcaaCGTTTTTGAGACTTATTTTTAGCTTATTTCATCCAGAGACAGTTAGAGGTAGAAAGGAAATGTCAAggacagagaggtggaagaCATGTAGAAATGGGCCGAGCCAGAAACGACCCCTGGCTGCTGTTAGGGCCTCAGCCAATATGGCACTCTACCCGGTGAGCCACTCGCTAGTGATAAAgttgacagagggagaggtgatggTCAAGGGGAAAGAGGTGACTCAGTTGGGGCGAGGACTCAGGGGAAGAGTGGATCACTGTTTCCCTAGACACagggcctctgtgtgtgtgtcctgtcttgtCCCTCGGCTTCCATCCTAGCCAAACAGCCCAGATCTTGTCCAGTCAACACCCAGGCACtaacagcctcccagcctcccagcgcACCACATAGAACTCagtcctctttcactctctctcttccatatgTGAGGGTCTTGGATGGGGATGTGGTACTGTGTTcaatgaagacagagagagaaagagagagagaaaatagtcagagagagatagagactgtGTGCATTGTTGCCGTTTTCTGTCATGCCAGGGTGGATACAAACACGCTGTCTGTTGTCTGGGATCAGAAAGTTCAGACTGTACAAAATGACAAGCAGTTTCAGGCCAAATAATCAAATATaacacaatactacacaaacacacaaaactatACACGAGAAGAAGAAACAAGTAGAAGCCCTACTGTGATTTTAAATTTTGATTAATTGAATGATGTGTTCTTTTTACCTCCCCGGCATGATCTAAATCCTGGTATATTTTCCTGCATGTCGGATGCTGACCTCAGTGCTCCCTAAACCGGAGGTGACCTACGTGATGTCGTCCTCCTTCATCGAGGCCAACTGCACGGCCCGGTCCCGCCCGCCCGCGGAGCTGGTGTGGAACGTAGAGGGGGACAACCGAACGCTGGGGccacctgtctcctcctcctacgaACAGGGAGACGGCACCACGTGGGTCATcagcaccctcctcctccaatcggGCCTGCTCAACGACCTGTCCGTCAAATGCTTGGTGCATCACAGAGGCCTGGAAACGCCCATGTCTGTGTCCCTGAACACAAACGGTGAGGGCAGTTAGACGATCGCACCCCAGTATGGTGTTGTCTTCACATCCTCCATGTCTCACAAGGGTTCCTTCTAAGTGGTTCAGTGTGCATaagggaggaatgtccctgtacttactgtaagtcgctctggataagagcgtctgctaaatgactaaatgcataaCACTGGGTTATGTGTTCTGCATTGCAATCCGGTTGGTGTTGAGGTTCAAAGCAGTCATTCGAATCTCGGTTTCTCTTCCCAGTGGATTCTCTGCTATTTTAGTGACGTGCAATTATGGCCAGTTTGACGGATGACGAAGCATTCTTTACCGTTTCGGCTAAATTGGCCTCTAAAATAAGAACACTGGCAAGCTCAAACCTTGCAGCACCTGATCGCCAGATGGTTCatgtttctccctctttcattcATGTACTGCCATGTGCGATTAGGATAAATGTGTaacagtagatgtgtgtgtgtgtgtgtgtgttgcagtgggaCCAGCTCTGGCAGTCCTCATCTCTGTGTCCTGCGTAGCAGCTCTGCTCCTgctgtgcctgtgcgtgtgtctctgcaAGTGTTTTCTCTGCCGCGACGGTGAGTAACCAATCGATAGGGAGCCGCGGCACTGAGACTGATGCAGACTATGAACCCCCTGTCTGACAGAGTCATGGGATACAGTATCTCCTCATGGCTCCTACGCAGAGGTCATGCTGTGACCTGGTTAGCCTGCCAATTCAGAAGTGTCTGTCACAGCAGTGACTGTTTCCAAACGTTGAAAGAGATTAAACACACATGGAATCCTCTGTCTCAAAGGGCTAAGGGTAGTGTTTTCTCACTGCTTATCATGTGAGAGGACAAGTAGGGTCAATTACTCTGAACTATAAGAAGGAACGGGGGGACATTAAGGGTCAAATCATACTAGTTATGTTATGAAACGTTATTAAATTCTCAAAGTTTCTTGGCCAAACTAGCTAAAAATATGTTAGTTTTTTCCTATAGACAACATTACGGGTAGATCCTTCTGGGGCTTGACATGTTTCAGCAGGACAGAGGATGTGACTGAAATGGAAAACTTGTGGGAAAGGATGGCGATGCTGGTCTTTTAGTCACGGAGGTGGGAGTTTCACAGGAAAGTGACAGAAGTCACTCCAGACCTGTGTCACATTCACTGCCAGAATTCCCGTTAACACCTTTTCCCATGACCCTCTCTGGGCATCCTGCATTGAACGTGCCTGCGTAGGGGGAAGCAGCCTGGTGCCAGCTCACTGTGGCATGTGGATCTATGCCTCTCCACACTATGCCAGCCCAGTCCCCAAGTTAAACAAGCCGCGCCACTTACAGGATGTGTTGTCAGAATAGAACAATAATGCCTTTAAAAGGACAGGAAATTGAAATGGTCTGAGACTTCTCTGGAAGGTTGTCATAATAATATCCATTTTATCTTTACTTCTAGGTAGTTGTAAACCACAGAAATATCTACTTCTTGATACCTTCAACATTAGAATGTTTTTCCAGTGGGTGCCCACAGTGAAGATGTGTGGTGCATTGGCAGACACACTACTGATATGAATTCAGGTGGTAATTTTGCATGATAAGCTGTAGTGGTAGGCAAGAGGACTATATATACCACATAGATGAGG
It encodes:
- the LOC136966110 gene encoding uncharacterized protein isoform X1, translated to MLRLGNGFYCDLPFALFTVIVSQSKSACMLYLTATATEKVCRKEDAIAALNLKKTAKTSQTHQTTTKPNMCSSALPGGLQIWILVMVTSLTRGEVIAPSNLNAIAGLPFSLGCNVTMETGHTVKQVRWLNQHKQVLLAYKPGQPVTISSQRDDVTLTASRNDVSVITIKRAGPKDEGCYQCIFDIYPSGGQEGKTCLNIIGEVGSEGNKTAVSGKQATLSCWYGLQERVHQVLWRKTAEQGDTTSVASYAKRGQPTVERPFLGRVTLSPSLGDTQLTIRPVKTEDEGCYSCEFHTYPEGTRRATACLSVYVLPKPEVTYVMSSSFIEANCTARSRPPAELVWNVEGDNRTLGPPVSSSYEQGDGTTWVISTLLLQSGLLNDLSVKCLVHHRGLETPMSVSLNTNVGPALAVLISVSCVAALLLLCLCVCLCKCFLCRDD
- the LOC136966110 gene encoding OX-2 membrane glycoprotein-like isoform X2, whose product is MNVLQPNMCSSALPGGLQIWILVMVTSLTRGEVIAPSNLNAIAGLPFSLGCNVTMETGHTVKQVRWLNQHKQVLLAYKPGQPVTISSQRDDVTLTASRNDVSVITIKRAGPKDEGCYQCIFDIYPSGGQEGKTCLNIIGEVGSEGNKTAVSGKQATLSCWYGLQERVHQVLWRKTAEQGDTTSVASYAKRGQPTVERPFLGRVTLSPSLGDTQLTIRPVKTEDEGCYSCEFHTYPEGTRRATACLSVYVLPKPEVTYVMSSSFIEANCTARSRPPAELVWNVEGDNRTLGPPVSSSYEQGDGTTWVISTLLLQSGLLNDLSVKCLVHHRGLETPMSVSLNTNVGPALAVLISVSCVAALLLLCLCVCLCKCFLCRDD